GTTCGAAGCGCTGCTTGCCGGGCATGAAAAGTTCCTCGCCGGCCGGGGAGTGGAGCGCACGACTTTGCAGGCGGTCGATCCCGATTCGGTCCGTGTGTGCGTCGAGCGCGACATGGAATCCCAGATGCAGCACAACCTCCGCGAGGGGCTTCTCCAGCGGGAAGGGGAAGAGCACGGACGCTATTCCTGGCGCGGAATGCTTTTCTTGTGGTTCCAAGTGCTGCGCGATATCTTCCGGTTCTCGTGAGCGCCCTGTTCCCCATGACGCGCCAATCACCGTCCTTCGGGCGGGTCGACCAGATTATGGTCGAAGAACGCGCGGCCACTTTCACCAAACGCAGCATCAAGACCGAATCGAAGCTGCAAGGTCTGCGCATGGTTTTCTCCATGCTCGACCTCACCACGCTGGAGGGGCGCGACACGCCGGGGAAGGTGATGACCATTTGCCACAAAGCCATGCATCCCGCGCCCGACCGCTACAAAGTCGGCCCCGTCGCCGCGGTCTGCGTTTATCCGAACCTCGTTCCGGCGGCCAAAGCTTTCCTCCGCGGCTCGAATGTCAAAGTCGCCGCGGTGGCCACTTATTTTCCGAGCGGACAGTCCTCGATGAAAACCAAACTTGAGGATACGCGCGTCGCGCTCAATGCCGGCGCCGACGAAATCGACATGGTCATCGATCGCGCCGCTTTCCTCCGTGGCGAATATGCCAAGGTCCATGATGAGATCGCCGCAGTGAAACAGCTCTGCGGTGACGTCCACCTCAAGGTCATCCTCGAGACGGGCGAACTCGTCACCTACGACAATGTGCGCGCCGCGAGCATGATTGCCATGCAAGCGGGCGGGGATTTCATCAAGACGTCGACCGGCAAGGTCAGTCCGGCGGCCACGTTGCCTGTCACACTGGTCATGCTTGATGCCATCCGCGAATTTTTCTTCGCCACCGGCGTGCGCATCGGCATGAAGCCGGCCGGCGGAATCCGCACGGCCAAGCAGGCCCTGCAATATCTGGTCATGGTCAACGAAACCCTCGGTGACGACTGGCTCACGCCCGATCTCTTCCGCCTCGGCGCCAGCACGCTGGCCAATGACATCCTTCTCCAGATCGCCAAGTCCGTCGACGGACGCTACCAAAGCGGCGACTACTTCTCCCTGCCATGAGCAAAAAAACGAAGAAACTCGTCACCCGCACGGCGTCCATCACAGCGCCCGCCCACGCCGCACCCGTTCCGGTTCGCGACCGCCATCTGCGCTTCAACGAGCGCTGGAACTACTCGCCCGCGCCCGAAGTTCACACCGACATCACGATCAAGCCGCGTTACGAACTCTTCATTGGCGGCAAATTCGTCAAACCGTCCTCGGGCAAATATTTCCCGTCGATCAATCCGGCCACGGAAAAGCAGCATGCAGAGATCGCCCAAGGCACCGCGGCCGACGTGGACAAGGCGGTCAAGGCCGCGCGCCGGGCGTACGAAAAAACGTGGGGCAAGATGCCCGGACGCGAACGCGGCAAATATCTCTTTCGCATCGCGCGCCTCCTGCAGGAAAAAATCCGCGATCTCGCCGTCCTCGAATCGCTCGACGGCGGCAAAACCATCCGCGAGAGCCGCAACATCGACTTGCCGCTTGTCGCCGCGCACTTCTTCTACCATGCGGGCTGGGCCGACAAGCTCGACTATGCGTTCCCCGGTCGCAAGCCGCGCCCGCTCGGAGTGGCCGGCCAGATCATCCCGTGGAATTTCCCGCTGCTCATGGCCGCATGGAAGCTCGCGCCCGCTCTGGCTTGCGGCAACACCTGTGTGCTCAAACCGGCCGAAACGACATCGGTCACCGCCATGCATCTTGCGGAGATCCTCGCAGAAGCCGATTTGCCCGGGGGCGTGGTGAATATCGTCACCGGTTTCGGCGACACCGGCGCGGCCATCGTCAATCATCCGGACATCGACAAGCTCGCCTTCACAGGCTCGACCGAAGTCGGGAAAATCATCGCCAAGTCCGTGGCCGGAACGCGCAAGAAGCTGACGCTCGAGTTGGGCGGCAAGGCGGCGAACATCATTTGCGAGGACGCGCCCATCGACCAGGCCGTCGAGGGTGTCATTCAGGGGATCTATTTCAACCAAGGCCACGTTTGCTGCGCGGGTTCGCGCTTGTTCGTGCAGGAAAGCATCGTCGAGCCGGTCATCCGCCGCCTGCGCAACCGTCTCGCAACGTTGCGTGTCGGCGATCCGCTCGACAAAAACACCGACATCGGCGCGATCAACAGCCGCGAGCAACTCGGCAGGATCCGCGAGTTGGTCGAGAGCGGACAAAAGGAAGGTGCCGAACTTTACCAGCCGCCGTGCAAACTCCCGTCGAAAGGTTTTTTCTGCGCGCCGGGCTTTTTCACCGGCGTGACCGATTCTCATCGCATCGCGCAGGAAGAGATTTTCGGACCCGTCCTCAGCGTGATGACCTTCCGCACACCGGAAGAAGCGCTGGAGCGTGCGAACAACACATCTTACGGCTTGAGCGCGGGAGTTTGGACCGACAAGGGCAGCAAAGCTTTCAAACTCGCCACGCAGCTGCGTGCCGGGGTGGTTTGGGCCGAGACCTACAACAAGTTCGATCCAGCCAGCCCTTTCGGCGGCTACAAGGAAAGCGGTTTCGGGCGAGAAGGCGGGAAGCAGGGACTTCTTGCCTACCTCAGGACCTGACTCTGCGCCACCACGCGAGGTTTTGCGATAGGTTCTAATCCGTCCGGCGCTTGCGTTCCGGATCCTCCTTTTTGGGAAACAACTCGCGCAAACGGTCAATGAGACCCTTCGGAGCGGGGGCGGTGTTTGTTCCCGCGGCGATCCCGCCCACACACCGGTCCCCGCCGTTGTTGCGCGCAGCTTGGAGGGCGCTTTCCGCCCTGCGCATCAAGTCTGCCGCGGCGCGATGCTCGTCCGGAACAGCCACAGCCAAGCCGACCGAGACGCGGTGCGTGTGATTGTCGTCCGCCGCCCGCATGGCCTCCACGATCTGCTCCCCGACACGCCTTGCGCCGGGCGGGGGCGTATCGGGCAGAATGGCGACGAATTCATCGCTCGAACGGCGCAGCACGATGTCTCTGGACCGCGCGCAGTGGACTTGCAGCGCTCGCTGCAGGATCTGCACTCCGACCTGGGTTTCCGGCGTGTCAAAAGAAACGACGGCCACGGTCAAAGGGCTGCTTTCCGCCGACCCGCGCACCCATGCTTTTTCCAGCGCCTCCGTGATGCGTGCTTTCGCCTCAAGTGCGGATGCAGGCTGCGAGGCGTGATTCATTTGTCCGGTAAGATCGGCCCGATTCGGCGCCTCCGCAAGTTTCCGATTCGGTAATCACGTCTTTTGCAGTTTGCCGGGGCAAGGCACCGCGGCTAGCGTTCACGGATGAAGTCTGCCCCGTTGCCGTCCGATGAATTGGCCCGACAGCGTGCGCTCCAGGATCTGCACCTGCTTGATACGCCTGCGGAGCAGGAATTCGACGACATCACGCTGCTTGCTTCTTTCATCTGCGAGACGCCCATTGCGCTCATTTCGCTCGTGGACAAGGACCGCCAGTGGTTCAAGAGCCGGGTCGGCCTTGATATTCCGGAGACGCCCCGCGACATCGCCCTCTGCGCCCATGCCATTCTCGGCGACGAAATTTTCGAGGTGGTAGACGCCGCGGCCGACGAGCGCTTCAAAGACAATCCAGTTGTCACCGGCGATCTGCACCTGCGTTTCTACGCCGGGGTGCCGCTCAAGACCTTGGACAACCACAACGTGGGCACGCTCTGCGTGATCGACCGCAAGCCGCGCCAACTCACGGATGCGCAGCGCGCCGCCCTCAAGGCCTTGGGGCGGCAGATCATGAGGTTGGTCGAGCTGCGCAAATCGACGCGCTTGCAAGACGAACTCCGCCGCAAGCTCTCGGCCGAGACAGCCCTCACCCGGGCGATCATCGAGAACGCCGGCGCTGCCATCATTTCCACGGATCTCGATTCGACCATCCTCACTTTCAATCCGGCGGCGGAACAAATGCTCGGCTACAGCGCCGACGAGGTTATCGGGAAAGTTTCGCCCGTTTCGTTCCACGACCCTGGTGAAGTTGCTGAACGAGCCGCCGAGCTTTCCGCGCACTACGGCGAGAAGGTCAGCGGCCTCGATGTCTTTCTACGTCCGCTGCGCGACCAAGCGGCGGACACGGTGGAGTGGACGTATATTGCCAAGGACGGACGGCGCATCCCCATACTTCTGACCATGTCGGTGTTGCGGGACGAGGCCGGCCAGCCGTTCGGTTACCTCGGGATCATCCGAGATCTGGGCGAAGCGAAAGCGCGGACCCACAGGTTGGAAGCCGCCGCGCGGTTGGGAGACATTGTCCGTCGCAGCCAGGAATCTTTCATCACGGGCGGGCCCACCAATCAAATGTTCGACCGTCTGCTCACCGACATTCTCGAATACACGCGCAGCGAATACGGGTTCATCGGCGAAGTGCTCTACGACGAGAACGGTGCGCCTTTCCTGAAGACGCATGCCATCACAAACATTGCTTGGAACGAGGCTACGAGAAAGTTGTATGAGGAAAGCAAGGCGACAGGTTTCATTTTCCGCAACCTGCACACGCTTTTCGGCGCGGCCCTGACCACGGGCGAGCCGGTGATCGCGAACCGTCCCGCGACCGACCCGCGGCGCGGCGGCCTTCCCCAAGGCCACCCGGCAATGCACGCCTTTCTCGGTCTGCCCATCCACTACGGCGGCAACCTCGTCGGCTTGGTCGGTGTGGCGAACAGGCCCGGGGGTTACGACGACGAGTTTGTGCGCGAGCTGGCGCCTATGGCGGCTTCCTGCGCGGCGCTCATTCACGCGATGCGGCTCGATGTCGAACGCTCCGCGACGCGTCAGTCGCTGGTCCGCGAACAAGACCGCTTCCGCCTCATTGTCGACACGGCGACCGAGGCCTTCATCGAGGTTGCAGAGGATGGAACGGTCACCGAGTGGAATCAGCACGCGGCGGAAGCGTTTCGCGCCCCGGTCGCCGATGCGGTCGGGCGGCAAATCGACGACCTTGTCATGCTCCGCGGCGAGGACGGGCACGACTCCGGTTTGCGTGACCACGTTCCGACCGAACTCGAGCGGCCCGGCCAGCCGCGCGAGTTCACTTTCCGCTGCGCCGATGGCACGCAATTCCAGGGGGAGCTTGTCATGTGGGCCATGCCCGAGGGCTCGGAACGCCGCTATTGCGCATTCATCCGCGACGTGACCGAGCGCCGGGAACTCGAGAAGCAGCAGCGCTTGCGTTTCGAGTCCGAGACTCTCCTCAAGGAAATCCACCACCGCGTTAAGAACAACATGCAGGTCATTTCGAGTCTGCTCAGCATCCAATCCTCGCAGCTTAAAGATGACCAGCGCGACGTTTTCCTCGAGTGCCGCGAGCGCATAAGAGCCATGTCCCTCATCCATGACCGCCTTTACTCCACGGGCAAGTATGCCGGGATCGACTTCGCCGATTATTTGCGAGAAATGGTCGCGTTGATCACGTCCTCCAACCGTCCGGCCGGTGCCGAGGTGCATGTGGACCTTCAACTGCAGCCGGTGGAGGTTGAATTGGACAAAGCTGTGCCGCTGTCGCTCATCGCAAGCGAGCTTGTCCTCAACTCGTTGAAGCACGCCTTCCGCGACCGTAGCGAGGGCACGTTGACCGTGCGGCTCGGCAACAAGGACGGGACTTGCCGGCTGTTTGTCGGTGACGACGGCCCCGGAATGCAACCGGCGAGCACCGAACGTGCCGGCGTCGGGCTGCAGCTCATCGAGGGTTTGGCCAGGCAGATCAAGGCGCGCCGCGAGGTGTCCGCCGGTCCCGGTCTGGGCACGACGATTCTTTGGGAACAATGAGCACCGGATGCCAGCCCCCATGCCCGCGCATCCTCGTCGTGGAAGACGAGGCCATCACGGCCATGGATCTGGCTGCCGAGCTTCGCAACTTGGGTTACGAGGTGTGCGGCATTGTCGATACGGCGGATGCTGCGGTCGAAGTCGCGGCACGCGAGAAACCGCAGCTCGTGCTCATGGATATCCGCCTCGGGGACGGTGGTGATGGGGTGGACGCGGCACGCCGCATTTACGAAACCAACGACACGGCGCTCATTTTTCTCACCGCGCACTCGGACGATGCCACGCTCGCTCGCGCACTTTCCGTTTCCCCATACGGCTACATCGTCAAGCCTTTCCACGCTCGCGAACTTAAAGTCGCAGTCGAAGTCGCCCTTTCGAAACACGCCCAAGAGCGGGCCGAAACGGAGAAGATATCGGAGCTGGTCCTTACGGATCCGCTGACCGGACTGGCTAATCGCCGGCGTTTCGACCAGGCGCTGGCCTCCGAGTGGGACCGCGCAATGCGCGAGCAACATGCGCTCGCCGTTCTGATGATCGACATCGATCACTTCAAAAAATTCAACGACAGCCGCGGTCACGCTGCCGGCGACGAATGTCTCAAGTCCGTGGCGCGCGCTCTTCGCGAACGCTGCGTTCGTGCCGGGGATCTCGTTTGCCGGTGGGGAGGGGAGGAGTTTGCGGTCATTCTGCCCGGGACCGACCAGGCTGGCGCCATCCATGTTGCGCGCGAATTGGTTGCAGCCGTCCGGTCGCTTGGCATCGAACACGGCAGTCCCGGCGCTGCATCGCACGTCACCATCTCGGCGGGTGCGTGCTCCGCTTTGGCCTCGGGCGGCGATACCGCGGAGAGATTGGTGGAGCGGGCCGATGCCGCGCTTTATGCGGCCAAACAAGCCGGACGCGATCGCGCGCTCGAAGCGGCCTGATCCGCGCCGCTGTGCCTCTGCGCGGTTTGGGCCCTGCTCAAGGACTTGCGGGAGCGCCCGATACCGGTTCGATGCAAATCCAATCCACAAGCATCGTCTGGGAGTCGTCCCAATCCGCCTGTCCGGCCCACGGCATCTGGCGCATGCCGAAGATCACTTCCGCAGGGTGGTCGGGAACGACGTCGTCGATTGTCTGCTGCAGCACCCCGTCGACGTAGAAACGCACGGCCTCGGGCTTCCATTCGATGGTGTAAATATGGAAGCGCCCGTCGCGGTGGGAAACGCGGCGCCCGTCGGCGTCGGTGACCGGCATGCGTATGGTGTGCTTCGGGTTCAGGTCGGTCCCGCTCGCGTTGGCCCACGTGTTGAGGCGGATATCGGTCCATCCTCCCACGGTGCCGGTGGGATGCCCGGCTTCCGCGCCTTCGGTGTCATCGGCCACCATCTCGATGTCGATCTCGTCCACTTCGGGTTCTTCGCGGTAGGTGAAAAGAATGCACGCCACCCCGGGAATCGCCGTGTTTTTTGCGCGCATGCTGATGCGGTGGTTGCTGCGGACCGGTCCGAACGAAAGCGTCTGGAAGGGCCATGCGGTGAAGTTGCACGGGCGTTTTTTGAGAAATTCCCTCTCGGCGGTCAGGTAAGCGAAGCCGTCGCCGGGGATGAGATCATTCCATCCGGAAACCGGCGACAGGTCCGCTTGGTATCGCCATGTCATCGCCGGGGTTCCATCCGGCTTTCCGTGCTCGTCGAAGTCCTCGAAGTATTCCTCCGCGCGAGAATGTGCGGGCATGGAAAGGCATAGCGCGAATGCAGCGCGGACGACCAGCGTTTCAAGCCGCGACCACGCGCGCCTTCTTGTCCTTGGGCACGACATTGCATGCATCGACGATGAGGGGGACGGTTCCCGCAAGTTTGGCGTAATCGACATCGCGATGTGCGGTGCAGACGACGGCGGCGTCGAATCCGCGCAGTTCGTGTTCGCTCCATGGTATCGAATGGCGTCCCGCCCAATGGTTGTGACCGGGAGCGATGCGCGGCACATGGGGATCGTAATATTGCACATCGGCGCCTTTGCCGCGGAGGAGGTCCATGATCGCGTAGGCCGGCGATTCGCGGTCGTCGGAAACGCCCGGCTTGTAGGCCACCCCGAGCACCAGGACACGGGTGCCGCGGAGCGAGCGGCCCGCCGCGTTCATCGCTTCGAGCAGATGGTTGACGACGTAGTAGGGCATCGAGCGGTTGATTTGCCCCGCCAGTTCGATGAAGCGTGTGTCGGTGTTGTATTCGCGCACCTTCCACGTGAGGTAATAAGGGTCGATAGGGATGCAATGTCCGCCGACGCCCGGCCCGGGGTAGAAAGGCATGTAGCCGAAGGGTTTGGTCTTGGCGGCTTCAATCACCTCCCAAATGTCGATGCCCATGAGGCCGAAGATGCGCTTGAGTTCGTTGACAAGTGCGATGTTGGCGAAGCGGAAAATATTCTCCGTGAGCTTGACCGCCTCGGCCGTATCGCAGTTGCTCACCGGGATCATTTGCTTCACGACGCGACCGTAAAGCTCGAGACCGCGTTCGAGGCAGGCCGGGGTCAGGCCGCCGATCACTTTGGGCATGTCGCCCAGCACGCTTTTGCTGTTGCCCGGATCTTCCCGCTCGGGGGAAAACACGAGGGCAAAATCCCGTCCGGCTTCGAGGCCGGAGGCCTTCTCCAAAACGGCGCGGAGTTCCTCGCGCGTGGTGCCGGGGTAGGTGCTGGATTCGAGCGAAACGAGCATGCCTTTGCGCAAGTGCGGGCCGATCTCGCCGCCGGCGGCAAGGATATGCGAAAGGTCCGGGTCCTGATGTTTCCGCAGGGGCGTCGGGACGCAGATGATGACGGCCTGCGATTCGCTCAAGCGCGTGTTGTCTCCGGTGAACTCGAGGTGTCCGTCCGCCGCGGCCCTGGCGATTCTTTCCGAGGCGAGGTGCGTCAGGGGGGAGTGGCCCTGCTGAAGTTCAAGGACGCGCCCCGCATCCGAGTCGAGTCCCAGTGTGCGGCAACCCGCGCGGGCAAAAGCGAGCGCGAGGGGGATTCCCACGTAGCCGAGTCCCACCACGGCGACTTCGTAGCGGGCGTTTTCCGGCTTGGGGATCATGCGGGTCTCGTCTGCGGTGTGATGCGTTTCATCTGCGCGCCAAGGTCCCGGCGGCGCAGGAAAATGTATTCGATCGTTCCGAGCACGGAGTTCACCAGTCGGAATTGGTGGAAGCCGAGATTGTCGAGGAAGATCGCGGCGATCATCTTCCAGAAATCCTTCCACGAAGCCGCGCGCAGGCGCGTGGTTTCGGTGATGAGCACCGCGAGCAGCGTGAGGAAAATGCCGGTGATGTAGGCGAGGAAAAAGAAGATGGCGACTTCCTTCAACGTGGCCAGACCGGCGACAAGAAGAGTGATCGCCAGGATGTAAGCGGCGATTTCCACGACGGGGGCGAGCGCCTCGAAAACGATGAAGAAAGGCATGCCGAAGAGGCCGGTCATCCCGTAGCGGGGGTTCAGGATCATCCTCCAGTTGCGGAAGAGCGCCTGCAATGTGCCGCGCTGCCAGCGGTTGCGCTGCGACGCGTAGAGCAGATATTGCTCAGGCACCTCCGTGTAGGAAACCGCATCCGGGGCGTAGGCCAAACGTTGCTGCTGCTTGTTGCGCCGGTCGTAAATGTGGCGGTTTATCCGGATGGCAAACTCGATGTCATCGGTGATCGCCTTGGGCCAAGGGCCTCCGACCGCCTCGTAAACCTGCCTTTTGATGAGAAGCAGCGCACCGGAAATGCACAGCATGCTCTGCAGCCGGCTCAAGCCCGTGCGCGCCCACTGGAAGCTGCGCGCGTATTCGACTTCCTGGTTCAATCCGAGGAGCGTCTGCGGCAGCCCGCGCCCGACGATGACGCCGTTTTCCAGGGTGAGACCGTTGGACGGACGGACGACTCCGGCCGAAGCGGAAAGGCGCGAATCGACAAGGAACGGTCGCGCCATGTGCAGCAAGCCGTCCGGTTCTATGACGCAGTCCGCGTCGATGATGCACAGCAGCGGGTAGCGCGTCATGGGAACGGCCGCGTTGATGGCGTCGGCGCGCCGGCCGTTCTCCTTGGCGACCACAACCAGATTGGGATGTTCGGCCGACTCGTAAACGCCGAGAATCCGCTCGGTCGGGATCCGCTTCGATCCGTATTTGTCCACGCGGTGCATCGTAAAGCGGCGCACCAGCGCCTCCACCGTCCCGTCGGTCGATCCGTCGTCCACCACGACCACCTCGTGTTGCGGATAGTTGAGCTTGAGGGCGTTTTCCACCGTGTTGACGATGATCGACTCCTCGTTGTGCGCGGGTATGACAATGGAGACCGGCATCGACAGCTCCGATTTCGCGATGCGTTCGAATTCCGCGAAGGTGATCGCGCGTCCGTAGCGACGTATCTGCGCGGCCCCGAGCAGCACGAGCACTAGGTAGATCGCGTGCAGCGCGATGAAGTAGATGAAAATGATCCAGATCAGGGTATGGATGAAGCACATCATGGCCGGGCCTCCTTGGTTTCAAGAACGCGCTGCTCCTCGAGCATTTGACGGCTGATGTCGCGGGCGTAGCGGTCGGTTGATTTGTTCATGGCGTCGCGCAGGGCGTCGAGTCCGTGGTCGCCGAGCGAATGGAGGGCCGAGGCCGCGGAGTAACGGACCCACCACGCCCCGTCGGCCAGAGCCGCGGTGAGCGCGGGGATGCATTGCGAGGCCCGCAGTTTGCCGAGTGCCTGCACCACCATGTTGCGGACTTCCCAGGACGGGTCGTTGGCAAGGGCGGCGATGTCCGGGATGACTGTGCGGTCGCCGAGCAGTCCCAGTGTCCTCACCGCATTGAGGCGCACGCGGAATTCCGGACTCTTGAGTAGCGAGGCCACGGGGCCGACGGCCTCGCGGGCGCGCAGCATCCCGAGGACCCGCACCGCGGTATTGAGGACACTGTCGGAATATTTTTCCCCGTTGCCGCGCAAAATTTCGAGCAAGGCGCCCGCTGTCTCCGGACCGAAGTCGCGCACGATCTCGGCGACGCGCCGCTGGTTCATTTCGCCCGGCACATCGAAGGCCAGAAGCACCGGTTCGACGTGTGCGGGGTCACCGAGGCCGGCGAGGGAGCGCGCGGCGGCGAACCGCACGGCAAGAACATCGTCGTGCAGGGCGTCCAGCAGCGCGGGTGCCACGCTCTTGTCCCCGAAGTATCCGAGGCGTTCGGCGGCCCGCAGGCGGATCTCCCAGCGGCGGTGCGTGAGTGCGGCTTTCTCCGATTCCAGCTGCGGCAGTCCCGCGAACAACGGGTGAAGACGCGTGCGATCCCTGGGTTCGAGGCGGTCGGAGAGTTCCATCAGAAGCGCGAGAGCTTCCTCCGGATCCTTGCGCATTTGTGCCGCGGCCTCGTCCTTGGCCGTGCGGCCTGCGAGGTAACTGGTGACCACGGGTTCCGAAATGTGGCGGAAGCGGGACGCGTGTTTGATTTTTCTGCCCGCCCCGAGCCTGACGGCGACGATGGCAAGCAGGGCGGCAATGCTCAGTGCGGCGAGCACGAGCGCGACGCGCAGGGCGATTTCGAGGAATGTTGGACCTAGAATTTCCATACGGCTCCTATCGTCGGGACCCATTGCTGGTAGAGCTGGCCCGTGTTGTTTTCCTTCAGGCGGTAGATGTATTGCGTGCCGGCGATGATGCTGAAGTCCTTGGTGATCGGCTGCTGGTAAAAGAGCGTGCCTATGTAGGCGTTCGAAAGGCTCGGGTCGGCCGTTCCGAAATCGATGTCGGGGTCGGTGCCGTAGGCGAAGCCGACCGTGAGTTTTCCGCCGCCGGGCATGTTCGCGATATTCAGCGACCCGCCGTAGTAGTTGTATTGGTTTTCGCCGAACCCCCATCCGTGCGCGTAACGGAACGTGAGCCAGATATCGTCGTTGAAATAATAGGTCAGCCCCGGACGGATCTGCTCGAGGGACCCGGTCCCGAGAGGCGCGACGCTCGAGAAGTTGTATTGCGTGTAATCGAAGAGCGCGACGAGGCGCGGCGCGATCCAGTATTCGAAGCCGCCATTGTAAATCTGGTTGGGAGCGAACTGCGGGTCGGGGCAAAAAGACAGCTTGGTGTGCAGTTCGAGGTATTTCACGGGATACCAGGAAGCGAGGCCGCTGTAGAGGATGTCCGTGCCCGAAGGCGGGCGCTGCATGATGTCGATCTCCGCACCGACCATGAACTGCGGGTTGTGCTGGTAGAAGATCTGGATCAGTTCCTCCTGCCAGGCCGACCGGTCGTTGTTGAACGGCCCGTAGCTATACATCGGCACGATGGTCCAGTGCTTGAACGGTTCGGCGGGTTCTTCGACTTCCGTCCGCTGCTGACGGATGAGGTCCTGGTCTGTCGGGCGTTCGATCTCCGCGGCATGCAGCGCGTGCAGGAACAGCGCGGCGATCGGGATGATGGTGATATGGCGTGGGTTCATGAAAGTCGTTCCTCCGAAGCCGGCTGGTTGCGGTTGCGCGCGATCAAGTCGTCCACCGTCTTTTCCAAAGACCATTTCGGGTGGAATCCCGTGAGGCTTTCGAGTTTTTCCTCCACCGGGCGTCGCTGGGTGATGTGTTCGAAGTGCTCCCCGTAGGCACGGTCGAACGGAATGAATTCGATCTTGGAGCTGCTGCCCGCGCGTTCGATCACCATTTCTGCCAGATCGAGAATGCTGATCTCACGCGTGTTGCCCACGTTGACCGGCTCTCCCCAGTCGGCCGGATTTCCCGCGAGCATGTCGAGCGCGGCGACCGTGTCCCGCACGTCGCAGAACGACCGGGTTTGCGTCCCGTCGCCGAAAACCGTCAACGGTTTGCCGGCCAGCGCCTGCTTGACGAAGCGCGGGAGAACAAAGCCGTAGTTTCCCGTCTGGCGCGGGCCGACGGCGTTGAACAGGCGCGCTATGACAACCGGCAATTCGTGCTGCCGGCGGTAGGCGCGGGCCTGCACTTCGTTCATCAGTTTTCCCAGGGCATACCCGGTGAGTCCTCCCTTGTGCGGCACGAAGACAAGCTCCGCGTCTTCCCGAAGCTCCGTGGTTTGGCAATGGCCGTAAACCGACGAACTCGACGCGATGACAGTTTGCGGTTTGTGGCCGGCCCTTGCGGCGGCCCGCAGCAGGCGCTCCGTGCCGCAGACGTTCACTTCGGTGACGCGAACCGGCTCTTTGAGAACGCGGAACATGCCGACCACGGCGGCCATGTGGTAAATGCGGTCGGCCGCCGCGACTTCTTTGTCCAGGTCGGGCCAAGTCAGGATGTCGGCTTGCGCGAAGCGATAGCGCGCGTTGTCCCGGAAAATGGCGACATTTGCTTCGCTGCCCGTGGTCAAGTCATCGACGACCGAAACGCTGTCGCCGCGGCCGAGATGAAATTCCGCAACATGCGAACCGATGAATCCCGCACCTCCTGTGACGAGAATATTCATGGGTTGCCCCCGTTCCTTGGCGCCCGCTTCGTCGAAGTATCAAGCTCCGAATAGGCGGTTTGTTTGGCGCTGTTTGCTCTCATTTGTCCGGTGGTATTTGAGCAGCCCGGTGCCGCCGTGTGTATGGGGTCAATGCCCCAGGTGCGGCGTCTTCTGGGGTCTTTTGCCGGGAGGCTTACACCCGATATCGGCATGACGCGTGGCTCCGCACCGTGTGCCCGTGAAAAATCACGGACTTGCAGCATGTGTGGCTGCGGCTTGGGCGCTCGCTCTGTTCCTGACGCCGGCGCGATCGCAGACCGTTTACCTCTGGACCGGCGGCTCGGGAGGCAGCGGTGACGCTTGGAGAAACGGCAACCACTGGTCGCCAGCCGCGCCCGCCTCCGGACCCGGCGCGGCAGCTATCGCGGCCTTCGCTACAAACGGCTCAGCCTCCGTCATCGGCATCAACCTCAACGACGGGCGCGGCAACACCCAGGAAATAGGATGCATCGAGTTGCTCTCGGGGCCCGACCGCATCATCAACAACAGTTCGGTCAGTGCGGGCGGAATGCTCATGCTCAACGGCACCGGAGGA
The Chthoniobacterales bacterium DNA segment above includes these coding regions:
- a CDS encoding NAD-dependent epimerase/dehydratase family protein, which encodes MNILVTGGAGFIGSHVAEFHLGRGDSVSVVDDLTTGSEANVAIFRDNARYRFAQADILTWPDLDKEVAAADRIYHMAAVVGMFRVLKEPVRVTEVNVCGTERLLRAAARAGHKPQTVIASSSSVYGHCQTTELREDAELVFVPHKGGLTGYALGKLMNEVQARAYRRQHELPVVIARLFNAVGPRQTGNYGFVLPRFVKQALAGKPLTVFGDGTQTRSFCDVRDTVAALDMLAGNPADWGEPVNVGNTREISILDLAEMVIERAGSSSKIEFIPFDRAYGEHFEHITQRRPVEEKLESLTGFHPKWSLEKTVDDLIARNRNQPASEERLS